A window of the Caldalkalibacillus salinus genome harbors these coding sequences:
- the sucC gene encoding ADP-forming succinate--CoA ligase subunit beta — translation MNIHEYQGKEVLKQYGVAVPEGKVAFTVDDAVEAAKGLGTEVNVVKAQIHAGGRGKAGGVKVAKNLDEVRTYASEILGKVLVTHQTGPEGKEVKRLLIEQGCDIQQEYYVGVVVDRATGRVVMMASEEGGTEIEEVAAATPEKIFSEVIDPAVGLVPYQARKLAYAINIPTKLVNKAVKFMMGLYEAFVDKDCSMAEINPLVVTGDGNVMALDAKLNFDSNALFRHSDILELRDLEEEDEKEIRASEYDLSYIALDGNIGCMVNGAGLAMATMDIIKHFGGDPANFLDVGGGATTEKVTEAFKIILSDEHVKGIFVNIFGGIMKCDVIAEGVVEAAKQVGLDRPLVVRLEGTNVELGKKILNESGLNIVAAESMADGAEKIVSLVK, via the coding sequence ATGAATATCCATGAGTATCAAGGGAAAGAAGTTCTGAAACAATATGGGGTTGCCGTTCCAGAGGGGAAAGTGGCATTCACCGTAGATGATGCGGTTGAGGCTGCCAAAGGATTAGGAACCGAAGTCAACGTTGTCAAAGCTCAAATCCACGCAGGTGGGCGTGGGAAAGCAGGAGGCGTTAAGGTTGCTAAGAACCTAGACGAAGTACGTACATACGCTTCTGAAATTTTAGGGAAAGTATTGGTGACACATCAAACTGGACCAGAAGGTAAAGAAGTTAAGCGTTTACTTATTGAACAAGGGTGTGACATTCAACAAGAATATTACGTTGGTGTTGTTGTGGATCGTGCCACGGGGCGTGTCGTTATGATGGCGTCAGAAGAAGGTGGTACTGAGATTGAGGAAGTCGCAGCTGCCACGCCTGAAAAGATATTCTCAGAAGTCATTGATCCTGCAGTGGGGTTAGTGCCTTACCAAGCGAGAAAACTAGCTTATGCCATTAATATTCCTACTAAACTTGTAAACAAGGCTGTCAAGTTTATGATGGGCTTATATGAAGCGTTTGTGGACAAAGACTGCTCTATGGCTGAAATCAACCCACTTGTCGTGACGGGTGATGGTAATGTGATGGCTCTAGACGCTAAACTAAACTTTGATTCTAATGCACTATTCAGGCATTCTGATATTTTAGAATTAAGAGATTTAGAAGAAGAAGATGAAAAAGAGATTAGGGCTTCAGAATATGATCTAAGTTATATCGCATTAGACGGTAACATCGGATGCATGGTCAATGGGGCTGGCCTAGCGATGGCGACGATGGATATTATTAAGCACTTTGGCGGTGATCCCGCAAACTTCTTAGATGTAGGTGGCGGAGCAACGACAGAGAAGGTCACAGAAGCCTTTAAGATTATTTTATCTGATGAGCACGTTAAAGGGATTTTCGTCAATATATTTGGCGGCATCATGAAGTGTGACGTTATTGCTGAGGGTGTTGTAGAAGCAGCGAAACAGGTAGGCTTGGACCGACCACTCGTTGTACGTCTAGAAGGAACCAATGTTGAGTTAGGTAAGAAGATTCTAAATGAGTCAGGACTCAATATTGTTGCAGCTGAATCCATGGCAGACGGTGCAGAAAAAATTGTCTCATTAGTAAAATAG